In Desulfonatronospira thiodismutans ASO3-1, a single window of DNA contains:
- a CDS encoding cytochrome c3 family protein produces the protein MRKSVVIGTVVAFFFGFLVLPSIYAGLTTQHEEKDQDMEYEFGSYADEWMLYAPEEYVEEEGEMEYDPVPFSHTVHGDYDCGECHHDEQGDPLDETNEITGCMSEGCHDMAVAEDADDERDIRYFEKAYHDQCMDCHRDMTREGEETGPVACNDCHTGGE, from the coding sequence ATGAGAAAATCTGTTGTCATCGGTACGGTGGTCGCCTTTTTTTTCGGCTTCCTGGTGCTTCCGAGCATTTATGCAGGGCTCACCACTCAGCACGAGGAAAAGGATCAGGACATGGAGTACGAATTCGGCTCATATGCGGACGAATGGATGCTCTATGCCCCTGAAGAGTACGTGGAAGAAGAGGGGGAGATGGAATATGACCCTGTTCCTTTCTCGCACACAGTGCACGGGGATTATGACTGTGGCGAATGCCATCACGACGAGCAGGGTGACCCCTTGGATGAAACCAACGAGATTACAGGCTGCATGAGCGAGGGCTGTCACGACATGGCAGTGGCTGAAGATGCTGATGACGAAAGAGACATCAGGTACTTCGAAAAGGCCTATCACGACCAGTGCATGGACTGCCACCGCGACATGACCAGGGAAGGTGAAGAAACCGGTCCAGTAGCATGCAATGATTGCCATACAGGCGGCGAATAA
- a CDS encoding S9 family peptidase translates to MKSLTVLLWFAVFACLTIAFPVNALGESGNKLDYLEDLPPLLDRELFFDDPEMDSATISPDGEKIAFRQKFQGVMNIWVKDREDSFEEARPLTDDEHPIRMFFWSRDSENILYAQDKQGDENFNLYAVDPAGETAEDADVPESRALTDYEGVQTRVIARPEEKPEYVVVAVNNRDPALHDVYKIHVQSGERELIFKNEHNITSWKVDEYGRIRFASRETPDGGTEILKLEEGELEQVYRVDFGESARIAHLPRGYDNDRVYLVTNRGDADLTRLVLFDPQSGDKELVEKDPEGEVDFGGAIFSRVTDELLATYYDGDKERVYFHEDEFKEDYERIRAMLPEGDITFRSRTQDEDMWIISVSRDVDPGSVYLYDRDSGEVDLLYRSRPDLPTQYLASMEPIRYEARDGLEIPAYLTLPRGVEPEDLALVVMPHGGPWVRDYWGYDPQAQFLANRGYAVLQPNYRGSSGFGKEFLNAGNKEWGTGYMQHDITDGVKHLIEEGVVDSDHVGIYGASYGGFATLAGLAFTPDLYAAGASMVGPSNIITLIESVPEYWKPILKSFKLRVGDPEDPEDRQRLKEQSPLFSAENIQAPLLVAQGANDPRVPKRESDQIVAALRDQGQVVQYLVAPDEGHGFARPQNRLAFFVELERFLASFLGGRGQTDVPTEVAQRLAEIIYDLEEVEVEAPESLD, encoded by the coding sequence ATGAAAAGTCTTACGGTCTTGTTATGGTTTGCAGTGTTTGCATGTCTGACGATTGCATTTCCTGTTAATGCCCTTGGAGAGTCCGGTAACAAGCTGGATTATCTTGAGGATCTGCCGCCTCTTCTGGACAGGGAGCTTTTTTTCGATGACCCGGAAATGGACAGCGCAACAATATCTCCTGATGGAGAAAAAATAGCCTTCAGGCAAAAGTTCCAGGGGGTGATGAATATCTGGGTCAAGGACCGGGAAGATTCTTTTGAAGAAGCCAGGCCCCTGACCGACGACGAGCATCCCATAAGGATGTTTTTCTGGAGCAGGGACAGTGAAAATATTCTTTATGCCCAGGATAAACAGGGGGATGAAAATTTCAACCTGTATGCCGTGGATCCTGCGGGGGAAACAGCTGAGGATGCTGATGTGCCTGAATCAAGAGCCCTGACAGACTACGAAGGGGTCCAGACCAGGGTGATAGCCAGGCCAGAGGAAAAACCGGAGTATGTCGTGGTTGCGGTGAACAACCGCGATCCTGCTTTGCACGATGTTTACAAGATTCATGTTCAAAGCGGCGAGCGCGAGCTGATATTTAAAAACGAGCACAATATTACCAGCTGGAAGGTGGATGAATACGGTCGCATCAGGTTTGCATCCAGAGAGACTCCTGATGGGGGCACAGAAATCCTGAAGCTGGAAGAAGGTGAACTGGAGCAGGTCTACCGGGTGGATTTCGGGGAAAGCGCCAGAATAGCACATCTGCCGCGGGGTTATGACAACGACCGGGTTTATCTGGTAACCAACAGGGGCGATGCAGATTTGACCAGGCTGGTTCTTTTTGATCCCCAAAGCGGTGATAAAGAACTTGTGGAAAAAGACCCCGAAGGAGAGGTTGACTTTGGAGGGGCCATATTTTCCCGGGTTACTGACGAGCTCCTGGCCACCTACTACGACGGTGATAAAGAGCGGGTTTACTTTCACGAAGATGAATTCAAGGAGGATTACGAAAGGATAAGGGCCATGCTCCCTGAAGGCGATATAACTTTTCGTTCCAGGACCCAGGATGAAGACATGTGGATCATCAGCGTCAGCCGCGACGTTGATCCCGGCTCGGTATATCTGTATGACCGGGACTCCGGAGAGGTCGATCTGCTCTATCGTTCCCGGCCGGACCTGCCTACTCAGTACCTGGCCAGCATGGAGCCTATAAGGTACGAGGCCCGGGACGGGCTGGAGATTCCGGCCTACCTTACCCTGCCCAGGGGTGTGGAGCCGGAGGACCTGGCCCTGGTGGTCATGCCCCATGGAGGTCCCTGGGTCAGGGACTACTGGGGTTATGATCCCCAGGCACAGTTTCTGGCCAACCGGGGATATGCAGTGCTGCAGCCAAATTACAGGGGCTCTTCCGGATTTGGAAAAGAGTTTTTGAATGCCGGCAACAAAGAGTGGGGCACGGGCTACATGCAGCACGACATCACCGATGGAGTGAAGCATCTCATTGAAGAGGGTGTTGTAGACTCGGATCATGTAGGTATTTACGGGGCCTCCTACGGTGGTTTTGCTACCCTGGCCGGCCTGGCCTTCACCCCGGATCTTTACGCCGCAGGGGCTTCCATGGTCGGGCCGTCGAATATCATTACCCTGATAGAATCTGTGCCGGAGTACTGGAAGCCCATACTCAAGTCCTTCAAGCTAAGGGTTGGTGATCCTGAAGATCCGGAGGACAGGCAACGCCTGAAGGAGCAGTCCCCGCTTTTTTCGGCTGAGAATATCCAGGCCCCGCTGCTGGTGGCTCAGGGGGCCAATGACCCCAGGGTGCCCAAGCGGGAGTCAGACCAGATAGTAGCCGCCCTCAGGGACCAGGGTCAGGTGGTGCAGTACCTGGTGGCCCCGGATGAAGGGCACGGTTTTGCCAGACCGCAGAACAGGCTGGCCTTTTTTGTGGAACTGGAAAGGTTTCTGGCCAGCTTTCTGGGCGGACGCGGTCAGACCGATGTGCCCACCGAGGTGGCCCAGAGGCTGGCGGAGATAATTTATGATCTTGAGGAGGTAGAGGTGGAAGCACCTGAATCGCTGGACTGA
- a CDS encoding DUF4168 domain-containing protein: MYQKTGLKVFGLAVVIMFVLGMAFKVGAQQEYQPDQQQQQQQQEYQPDQQQQQEMMQQEAPEVDLSDAELDKVAEAYEAVTEVREEFQADLEGIEDPEQAQQMQEEAGEKMVEAVEDQGLEVETYNQAMEAAQVDEELRNDLLDRLDMEQAY, encoded by the coding sequence ATGTATCAGAAAACAGGACTTAAGGTATTTGGTCTGGCTGTAGTAATCATGTTTGTACTGGGAATGGCTTTCAAGGTCGGAGCCCAGCAGGAATACCAGCCTGATCAGCAACAGCAGCAGCAACAGCAGGAGTATCAGCCTGATCAGCAACAGCAGCAGGAAATGATGCAGCAGGAGGCTCCTGAAGTGGACCTGAGCGATGCTGAACTGGACAAGGTGGCCGAAGCCTATGAGGCTGTTACCGAAGTAAGGGAAGAATTCCAGGCCGACCTGGAAGGAATTGAGGACCCTGAACAAGCTCAGCAGATGCAGGAAGAAGCCGGTGAAAAAATGGTCGAGGCCGTAGAGGACCAGGGCCTTGAGGTGGAAACTTATAACCAGGCCATGGAAGCTGCCCAGGTTGACGAAGAACTGAGAAACGACCTGCTGGACAGACTGGACATGGAACAGGCCTACTAA
- a CDS encoding HPP family protein — MIIKKLRLRLTKFRRYWQHYVFQSLAATVALFALMMIINIQEKPVIIASIGATTFIVFTMPGYLTAKPRNVIGGHIIGMLCGFLASAAIMILENPPTIPMAMILSLAVGLSIFAMVVLDMEHPPASGTALGVALHGISVTVTLTILVSILFLSLVHKLFRHRLRDLT; from the coding sequence ATGATAATTAAAAAACTGAGATTAAGGCTGACCAAATTCAGAAGGTACTGGCAGCATTACGTATTTCAGAGTCTGGCAGCTACAGTGGCCCTGTTTGCTCTCATGATGATCATCAACATACAGGAAAAGCCGGTGATTATTGCCTCCATCGGGGCAACAACCTTTATCGTGTTTACCATGCCCGGCTACCTGACGGCCAAGCCCAGAAACGTTATAGGCGGGCATATTATCGGCATGCTGTGCGGTTTTCTTGCTTCTGCAGCCATTATGATCCTGGAAAATCCGCCCACAATCCCCATGGCCATGATTCTTTCCCTGGCTGTAGGTCTGTCCATCTTTGCCATGGTGGTCCTGGATATGGAGCATCCACCCGCTTCGGGAACCGCCCTGGGAGTTGCTCTGCACGGAATTTCGGTCACAGTCACCCTGACCATTCTCGTCAGCATTCTTTTTCTGTCTCTGGTGCACAAGCTGTTCAGGCACCGCCTGAGGGATCTGACCTGA
- a CDS encoding TRAP transporter substrate-binding protein: MKKVLACLFSAVLMVVATACFTLKEPDLAQASTEIRLAHVVNEEDSFHIAAMKFKEIVEERTDGEISISIYPNAQLGDERNLLEGMRMGTVDMGVITNGPVANFVEEIAVLELPFLFPSREDAYDILDGPIGSELLDNLKRVNLKGLAYAERGFRNLTNSKRPVHTPEDVSGLKIRVMENPVYIDTFRALGANAVPMAWTEALTAMRQGTIDGQENPVNVIHAFKLDEQQDYLSMTRHTYAPAIFVMGQMNWQGLSPEQQEIFVEAAQEASEHARQVNFEMEEEQLQELQERGMQVIEEPDLEAFRSEVHSVYDKYGDDFGEYLERILDEL; encoded by the coding sequence ATGAAAAAAGTATTAGCGTGTTTGTTTTCGGCAGTGCTTATGGTAGTTGCAACAGCTTGTTTCACGCTGAAGGAACCAGACCTGGCCCAGGCAAGCACAGAGATCCGGCTGGCCCATGTGGTCAATGAAGAAGACAGTTTTCACATTGCGGCCATGAAATTCAAAGAAATCGTAGAGGAGCGCACCGACGGGGAGATTTCCATCTCCATTTATCCCAATGCCCAGCTTGGCGACGAAAGAAACCTCCTGGAAGGCATGCGCATGGGCACTGTGGACATGGGGGTCATCACCAACGGTCCAGTGGCCAACTTTGTGGAGGAAATCGCAGTCCTTGAACTGCCCTTCCTTTTTCCCAGCCGGGAGGATGCCTATGACATACTGGACGGCCCCATTGGCAGCGAATTGCTGGATAATCTGAAAAGGGTCAACCTCAAAGGCCTGGCCTATGCCGAGCGGGGCTTTAGAAACCTGACCAACTCCAAACGTCCGGTGCACACTCCTGAGGACGTTTCGGGCCTGAAGATCCGGGTCATGGAAAACCCGGTGTACATAGATACCTTCAGGGCCCTGGGAGCCAACGCTGTACCCATGGCCTGGACCGAGGCCCTTACTGCCATGCGCCAGGGCACCATTGACGGACAGGAAAACCCGGTCAATGTCATTCATGCCTTCAAGCTGGACGAGCAGCAGGATTACCTTTCCATGACCAGACATACCTATGCCCCGGCTATTTTCGTAATGGGCCAGATGAACTGGCAGGGCCTGTCCCCGGAACAGCAGGAAATATTCGTCGAGGCTGCCCAGGAAGCTTCAGAGCATGCACGGCAGGTAAACTTTGAAATGGAGGAAGAGCAGCTGCAGGAACTCCAGGAAAGGGGCATGCAGGTCATCGAGGAGCCGGACCTGGAAGCCTTCCGCAGCGAGGTGCACTCGGTGTATGATAAATACGGGGATGATTTCGGGGAATACCTGGAGCGCATCCTGGATGAGCTTTAA
- a CDS encoding TRAP transporter small permease, whose translation MTGKIINGVDALCSRIDAVVGIIAFCALLTMITAISMQIVFRVYFQALPWSEELSRYMLVWLTFLGATMAYRRGLHITVTFVVGLLPDIVRRLIRTATIAASIFFFAAGMWYALSYIEFQSGQVTASLRLPIPLIYSVMPFSFAVMILYGLHALLLEMFPGHQPGYRGKKAEGQGQDSQPRDGNKQWP comes from the coding sequence TTGACAGGCAAAATAATAAACGGCGTCGATGCACTCTGCAGCCGCATTGACGCCGTTGTAGGCATAATTGCTTTTTGCGCCCTGCTGACCATGATAACGGCCATCAGCATGCAGATAGTTTTCCGGGTATACTTCCAGGCCCTGCCCTGGTCAGAAGAGCTTTCCCGGTACATGCTGGTCTGGCTGACCTTTCTGGGCGCAACCATGGCCTATCGCAGGGGCCTGCACATTACAGTCACCTTTGTGGTGGGACTGTTGCCGGATATAGTGCGCCGCCTCATCCGTACAGCCACCATTGCAGCCTCTATTTTCTTTTTCGCCGCAGGCATGTGGTACGCACTGAGCTACATAGAGTTTCAATCCGGACAGGTGACAGCATCTCTAAGGCTCCCCATACCACTGATCTACTCGGTGATGCCTTTTTCTTTTGCCGTCATGATCCTCTACGGCCTGCACGCCCTGCTCCTGGAAATGTTTCCCGGGCATCAGCCCGGCTACAGGGGGAAAAAAGCCGAAGGGCAGGGCCAGGACAGCCAGCCCCGGGACGGGAATAAACAATGGCCCTGA
- a CDS encoding TRAP transporter large permease: MALILFTSFLVLLFLGVPVAIAIALASMVILMQEGVPLMLVAQRMFSGTDNFSLIAVPLFILAGDIMARGRISERLVEFADALLGFLRGGLSIVAVMAGMFFAAISGSGAASTAAIGSSLVPELKRKGYCETSSASLIAASGTIGVVIPPSVPMILYAVMAQESVSRLFLNGFIPGVIMGLVLIVIAIRQAYQRDYPPGSPFSVANIARTFYRAIWGLLTPFIILGGIFSGFFTPSEAAVIAVNYSLIASLFIYRDMGLKDIYRIMRRSIITTGVIMFIIATSSVMSWVLANWNIPAMIAQSVLEISTNPYVLLLLITLLILATGIFVETASALIILTPVLLPLVKLLDICLVHFGLIMVMGLAIGMITPPVAINLYVASSITGLPIERISRSVIPFLLGLLLVLFIVVYLPLFVPVIF, encoded by the coding sequence ATGGCCCTGATCCTGTTCACCTCTTTTCTGGTTCTCTTGTTTCTGGGAGTGCCCGTGGCCATTGCCATTGCACTGGCCTCCATGGTCATTCTCATGCAGGAAGGCGTGCCCTTGATGCTTGTGGCCCAGAGGATGTTTTCCGGCACTGACAATTTCTCCCTCATAGCAGTCCCCCTTTTCATTCTGGCCGGGGACATCATGGCCAGAGGCAGGATTTCCGAGAGGCTGGTGGAATTTGCAGACGCTCTGCTGGGTTTTTTAAGGGGTGGACTGTCCATTGTGGCGGTCATGGCCGGGATGTTCTTTGCGGCTATATCCGGATCCGGGGCAGCCAGCACTGCCGCCATCGGCTCTTCCCTGGTCCCGGAGCTGAAACGCAAAGGCTACTGTGAAACCAGCTCCGCCTCCCTTATAGCCGCCTCCGGCACCATAGGTGTAGTTATCCCCCCGTCCGTGCCCATGATCCTGTATGCGGTAATGGCCCAGGAATCAGTCAGCCGCCTTTTTCTCAACGGATTTATCCCCGGGGTCATCATGGGCCTGGTATTAATCGTCATTGCCATCCGCCAGGCATACCAACGCGACTATCCCCCCGGGTCTCCGTTCAGTGTTGCCAACATAGCCCGCACCTTCTACAGGGCCATCTGGGGCCTGCTTACTCCCTTTATTATCCTGGGAGGCATATTCTCGGGTTTTTTCACCCCTTCCGAGGCTGCGGTCATTGCGGTGAATTATTCCCTCATCGCCTCCCTGTTCATTTACCGGGACATGGGCCTTAAAGATATCTACCGCATCATGCGCCGCTCCATCATAACCACCGGGGTAATCATGTTCATCATAGCCACCTCTTCAGTCATGAGCTGGGTGCTGGCCAACTGGAACATACCAGCCATGATAGCCCAGTCCGTGCTGGAGATATCCACCAATCCCTACGTGCTGCTGTTACTGATCACCCTGCTCATCCTGGCCACCGGGATCTTCGTGGAAACCGCCTCGGCCCTGATCATACTTACCCCGGTACTGCTGCCCCTGGTCAAGCTGCTGGACATCTGCCTTGTACATTTCGGCCTGATCATGGTCATGGGCCTGGCCATCGGCATGATCACCCCGCCAGTGGCCATAAACCTTTACGTGGCTTCATCCATCACCGGCCTGCCCATAGAAAGAATATCCCGCTCGGTCATCCCCTTTCTCCTGGGCCTGCTCCTGGTCCTGTTCATCGTGGTCTACCTGCCCCTGTTTGTTCCGGTTATTTTTTAA
- a CDS encoding glycosyltransferase family 4 protein has product MSALKILQINTEKGWRGGERQTLFTMKGLARAGQDVRLVCLRDSPLARRARAESVAVSEVKTQAGALRFLATQGRDFDILHAQTGRGQSLAVMTRPLHGRRIVYTRRVDFVPRGTLSLLKYHYTHQTVAISQAIKDIMEGTLPGRQVEVIPSCLDTTVSLRSPSAEALSLQKRLAPRKIIACAAALVPHKDPLTLVRAAARLREERAPDFVIVHFGRGPLEAEVRREISRLGLKRSYLLMGFEQDLESFFPVFDLFVMSSQEEGLGSSVLDAFRYRVPVVSTEAGGLKDLVSGRGLICPVGDPVCLARSMARVLRSPESLQDMTSKARAYVVREHSLEEMTRRYIRLYRQVLNPAALT; this is encoded by the coding sequence TTGAGCGCCTTGAAAATCCTGCAGATTAATACAGAAAAAGGCTGGCGCGGCGGGGAGAGACAGACCCTTTTCACCATGAAGGGTCTGGCCCGGGCCGGGCAGGACGTAAGACTTGTATGCCTCAGGGATTCGCCTCTGGCCAGGAGGGCCAGGGCTGAGTCCGTTGCGGTCAGTGAGGTCAAAACTCAGGCTGGGGCTTTACGTTTTCTGGCCACGCAGGGCCGGGACTTTGATATCCTGCATGCCCAGACCGGGCGTGGCCAGAGCCTGGCGGTGATGACCAGGCCCCTGCACGGCCGCAGAATCGTCTACACCAGGCGGGTGGACTTTGTCCCCCGGGGTACTCTTTCCCTTCTCAAATACCATTATACTCATCAGACAGTAGCCATCTCCCAGGCCATAAAAGATATCATGGAGGGCACCCTGCCCGGCAGGCAGGTAGAAGTCATACCCAGCTGCCTGGATACCACCGTAAGTCTTCGCTCACCCTCAGCTGAAGCCCTGAGCCTGCAAAAGAGGCTGGCCCCCAGGAAAATCATCGCCTGCGCCGCAGCCCTGGTGCCGCACAAGGATCCCCTGACCCTGGTGCGGGCCGCAGCCCGGCTGAGGGAGGAAAGAGCCCCGGATTTCGTGATTGTGCATTTCGGTCGCGGTCCTCTGGAGGCGGAGGTGCGCCGGGAAATAAGCCGCCTGGGACTTAAACGCAGCTACCTGCTCATGGGCTTTGAACAGGACCTGGAAAGCTTTTTTCCGGTATTCGACCTCTTTGTTATGAGTTCACAGGAAGAGGGCCTGGGCAGCAGCGTGCTGGATGCATTCAGATACAGGGTCCCGGTGGTTTCCACCGAGGCTGGGGGGTTAAAAGACCTGGTCTCAGGCAGGGGGCTGATCTGCCCCGTGGGTGACCCGGTCTGTCTGGCCCGCAGCATGGCCCGGGTCCTGCGCTCCCCGGAATCACTTCAGGACATGACCAGCAAGGCCCGGGCCTACGTAGTCCGGGAGCACAGCCTGGAAGAAATGACCCGCAGGTACATCCGGCTGTACCGGCAGGTGTTAAACCCTGCAGCGCTGACTTGA
- a CDS encoding FmdE family protein: MSCSLSSQQIEGVTSFHGHWCPGLAIGIRAGEWALQEMGRSGDEEIVAVVETDMCGVDAIQYLTGCTFGKGNLIYRDLGKNAFSFYRRSDGRAARLVTRPEVYGDIRRTLSRLHAKMQEHGLTPEEEKELGEARSMLSRRIMESPLEEVFEIKTPEHKAPRKARILNSQTCETCGEQVMETRTRRLQERTLCIPCFERLENPAD, translated from the coding sequence ATGAGCTGCAGCTTATCCAGTCAGCAGATCGAAGGCGTGACGTCCTTTCACGGCCACTGGTGCCCGGGACTGGCCATAGGCATCCGGGCCGGGGAGTGGGCCTTGCAGGAGATGGGCAGGTCCGGGGACGAGGAGATAGTGGCCGTGGTGGAGACGGATATGTGCGGGGTGGATGCCATCCAGTACCTGACCGGATGCACCTTCGGCAAAGGCAATCTTATTTACAGGGATCTGGGCAAAAACGCCTTCAGCTTTTATCGCCGAAGCGACGGCCGCGCCGCCCGCTTAGTGACCAGGCCTGAGGTATACGGGGATATTCGCAGGACCTTGAGCCGCCTGCACGCCAAAATGCAGGAGCACGGCCTGACCCCGGAGGAGGAAAAGGAACTGGGGGAGGCCAGGTCCATGCTCTCCAGGCGCATCATGGAATCCCCCTTAGAAGAAGTTTTTGAAATCAAAACCCCTGAACACAAGGCTCCGCGCAAGGCCAGGATATTAAACAGCCAGACCTGTGAAACCTGCGGCGAACAGGTCATGGAGACACGTACCAGGCGGCTTCAGGAACGGACCCTGTGCATACCCTGCTTTGAGCGCCTTGAAAATCCTGCAGATTAA
- a CDS encoding M1 family metallopeptidase: MQKIILTTTAVLLGFVMILAGSPAMGADRHVHHELEITLVPQEQKLEGRARVSLPEAERKQRLHLSPQARVASVRLNGQKLEHSFSRSVLEVELPREAAGSRATLQIDYEAEFDDETPGPAMHTEDPTYGVAGAITTEGTFLSGGSGWYPDPRQGPATWDLRVQAPAGYLAVTAGRLKEHTTGEDYSLSKWQVDVPLPSLTVSAGPYEVKTDDSGDVPVSTYFYPESQDLAHDYLQAARSHMDFFQAILGPYPFEKFAVVENFFPTGYGLPSWTLLGSRVIRLPFILETSLPHEIAHSWWGNGVRVDYSQGNWSEAVTTYVADYLLLERESEEEAQQYRERLVRGFSSLVSQDNDFPLEEFTRRDSRESQAIGYGKGAMVFHMLRSEVGEQEFWEGLRRMVREYMFESAGWSDFARVFSEVADKDLKPFFEQWVQRSGAPFISLDDVDVSGLPGRWTISGTIRQEEPVFDLHLPVHIETPTRRLVHKLHLDGRETTFEFQARSRPSKFMVDPYSDVFRRLHPEEMPATVERIRGSRDLNAVAAQGMSEQELEAARMLLQTLNRQDVSVISEDEAGDKDLLGRDVLFLGMPEKELARENFEQAGKASMQQGRSFFEQKSLDDPENALFMAVNPGQDPETVWAYFMFGSEEAARDAVRRIGHYGSDSYLLFRDGENRARGTWEEMDLPLQYDFE; this comes from the coding sequence ATGCAAAAAATAATATTAACCACCACTGCCGTCCTTCTGGGCTTCGTAATGATTCTGGCCGGCTCCCCTGCCATGGGTGCAGACAGGCATGTGCACCATGAGCTGGAGATAACTCTTGTGCCGCAGGAGCAAAAACTCGAAGGCAGGGCCCGGGTGAGTCTGCCTGAAGCTGAAAGAAAGCAGCGGCTGCACCTGAGTCCTCAGGCCCGGGTGGCAAGTGTGCGCCTCAACGGACAAAAGCTGGAGCACAGTTTCAGCCGGAGTGTACTTGAAGTTGAGCTTCCCCGGGAGGCTGCAGGTTCCAGGGCGACCCTGCAGATCGACTACGAAGCCGAGTTTGATGATGAGACGCCCGGCCCTGCCATGCATACCGAGGACCCAACTTACGGGGTAGCAGGAGCAATTACTACGGAGGGAACCTTTCTGTCCGGGGGCAGCGGCTGGTACCCCGATCCCCGGCAGGGACCGGCCACCTGGGATTTACGGGTCCAGGCCCCTGCTGGATACCTGGCCGTAACCGCCGGCAGGCTCAAGGAACATACCACAGGGGAGGATTACAGCCTGTCAAAATGGCAGGTGGACGTGCCCCTGCCCAGCCTGACAGTATCCGCCGGGCCTTATGAAGTAAAAACAGACGACTCCGGTGATGTCCCGGTGAGTACCTATTTTTACCCTGAAAGCCAGGACCTGGCTCACGACTATCTCCAGGCCGCCCGCAGTCATATGGACTTTTTTCAGGCCATTCTGGGTCCATACCCCTTTGAAAAGTTTGCAGTGGTGGAAAATTTCTTTCCCACCGGATACGGCCTGCCTTCATGGACACTGCTGGGCAGCCGGGTGATCCGCCTGCCATTTATCCTGGAAACCAGCCTGCCCCACGAGATCGCCCATTCCTGGTGGGGCAACGGAGTCCGGGTGGATTACAGCCAGGGCAACTGGTCCGAGGCCGTGACTACATATGTGGCCGACTACCTGCTTCTGGAGCGCGAATCCGAAGAAGAGGCCCAGCAGTACCGCGAAAGGCTCGTGCGTGGCTTTTCTTCCCTGGTCAGCCAGGACAACGACTTTCCCCTGGAAGAGTTCACGCGCCGCGACAGCCGCGAAAGCCAGGCCATAGGCTACGGCAAGGGGGCCATGGTCTTTCACATGCTGCGCTCAGAGGTGGGGGAACAGGAGTTCTGGGAGGGACTAAGGCGCATGGTCCGTGAATACATGTTTGAATCCGCCGGGTGGAGTGATTTTGCAAGGGTTTTCTCTGAGGTGGCAGACAAGGACTTAAAGCCTTTTTTTGAGCAGTGGGTGCAAAGATCCGGTGCCCCTTTTATTTCCCTGGACGACGTGGATGTCTCCGGGTTGCCCGGCAGGTGGACCATCAGCGGGACCATCAGGCAGGAAGAGCCGGTTTTTGACCTGCACCTGCCTGTACATATCGAGACCCCCACGCGCCGGCTCGTGCATAAGCTGCACCTGGACGGCAGGGAAACTACCTTTGAGTTCCAGGCCCGGTCCAGGCCTTCAAAGTTTATGGTTGACCCTTACTCCGACGTGTTTCGCCGCCTGCACCCGGAAGAAATGCCCGCCACCGTGGAAAGGATACGTGGCTCCAGAGATCTGAATGCCGTAGCCGCACAAGGTATGTCTGAACAGGAGCTGGAAGCGGCCCGGATGCTTTTGCAGACCCTGAACCGCCAGGACGTATCCGTCATTAGTGAAGACGAGGCAGGGGATAAGGACCTGCTGGGCAGGGATGTACTTTTTCTGGGCATGCCTGAAAAAGAATTGGCCCGGGAGAATTTTGAGCAGGCAGGCAAGGCCTCCATGCAGCAGGGCAGGTCCTTTTTTGAGCAGAAGTCCCTGGACGACCCGGAAAACGCCCTGTTCATGGCTGTGAACCCAGGCCAAGACCCGGAAACAGTCTGGGCGTATTTTATGTTTGGTTCAGAAGAAGCAGCCCGGGATGCTGTCCGCAGGATCGGGCATTACGGCTCTGATAGTTATCTTCTTTTCCGGGATGGTGAAAACCGGGCCAGGGGCACCTGGGAGGAGATGGATCTGCCCCTGCAGTATGATTTTGAATAA
- a CDS encoding type II toxin-antitoxin system HicB family antitoxin, whose product MQLQFTIHIWKKGDWFLAKCPELDFISQGTTRDEAEKNLMEVMQIQFEEMSLMGTLDDYLKECGYDFDKDTGTATPQAKMIGSESFEMQVV is encoded by the coding sequence ATGCAGTTACAGTTTACGATCCATATCTGGAAAAAGGGTGACTGGTTTTTGGCAAAATGCCCTGAACTGGATTTTATCTCCCAGGGCACAACAAGGGATGAAGCCGAAAAGAACCTGATGGAAGTGATGCAGATTCAGTTTGAAGAAATGTCGCTGATGGGCACGCTTGACGACTACCTGAAAGAGTGTGGATACGACTTTGATAAAGACACGGGTACAGCAACACCCCAGGCAAAAATGATCGGCTCTGAAAGCTTCGAGATGCAGGTTGTTTGA
- a CDS encoding type II toxin-antitoxin system HicA family toxin has protein sequence MPRLYPTSWRTQLKIFEIFGCTYIRKKGSHHILRCPKAKRAVVIPEYDEIDIDIIKSNMQTAGMSRETYFELMARI, from the coding sequence ATGCCCAGGCTTTATCCCACCAGCTGGCGCACTCAATTGAAAATATTCGAAATTTTCGGTTGCACCTACATAAGGAAAAAAGGCTCGCATCATATTTTAAGATGCCCGAAAGCAAAACGTGCCGTAGTGATACCAGAATATGACGAGATTGATATTGATATAATAAAAAGCAACATGCAGACTGCGGGCATGTCTAGAGAAACATATTTTGAACTAATGGCAAGAATATAA